One window from the genome of Saimiri boliviensis isolate mSaiBol1 chromosome 2, mSaiBol1.pri, whole genome shotgun sequence encodes:
- the LOC101031437 gene encoding ring finger protein-like: protein MEGAWALPAWKEELGELAAGQGEEECPICTEPYGPREHRLALLNCRHGLCVGCLCRLRGSAPSSDLGWVRCPLCRQKTPMLEWEICQLQEELLLADGPPHQPPQEVPAPQHRDPGPWGSLEHRYQLRFLAGPLGGHGCLPFLPCPPCLGAWLWTLRERGPCARRLALLSLLALELLGLLLVFVPLGLLGLLFLLLDRSGR from the coding sequence ATGGAGGGCGCCTGGGCCCTTCCAGCCTGGAAGGAGGAGCTGGGAGAGCTGGCCGCAGGGCAGGGGGAAGAGGAGTGCCCCATCTGCACCGAGCCCTATGGGCCCAGGGAGCACCGCCTGGCCCTGCTGAACTGTCGCCACGGCCTGTGTGTGGGCTGCCTGTGCAGGCTGCGGGGCTCGGCCCCAAGCTCCGACCTGGGCTGGGTACGCTGCCCACTGTGCCGCCAGAAGACCCCCATGCTGGAGTGGGAGATCTGCCAGCTGCAGGAGGAGCTGCTGCTGGCCGACGGGCCCCCACACCAGCCCCCCCAAGAGGTCCCCGCACCCCAGCACCGCGACCCTGGACCCTGGGGCTCCCTGGAGCACCGCTACCAGCTGCGCTTTCTGGCGGGGCCCCTGGGTGGCCATGGCTGCCTGCCCTTTCTGCCCTGTCCACCCTGCCTGGGTGCCTGGCTCTGGACCCTGCGGGAGCGGGGACCCTGTGCCCGCCGCCTGGCTCTCCTGAGCCTGCTGGCCCTCGAGCTGCTGGGGCTCCTGCTGGTCTTCGTGCCGCTGGGGCTGCTGGGGCTGCTCTTCCTGCTCCTGGACCGCTCTGGCCGCTGA
- the NDOR1 gene encoding NADPH-dependent diflavin oxidoreductase 1: MVVPQLLVLFGSQTGTAQDVSERLGREARRRRLGCRVQALDSYPVANLIHEPLVIFVCATAGQGDPPDNMKNFWRFIFRKNLPSTALCQMDFAVLGLGDSSYAKFNFVAKKLHRRLLQLGGSALLPACLGDDQHELGPDAAVDPWLRDLWGKVLGLCPPPPGLAEIPPGVPLPSKFSLLFLHEVPSAGSEGQQVAHPGSREPPSESQPFLAPMISNQRVTGPSHFQDVRLIEFDISGSALSFAAGDVVLIQPSNSAAHVQQFCQALGLDPEQLFTLQPREPDVLPPTRLPQPCSVRHLVSQYLDIASVPRRSFFELLACLSLHELEREKLLEFSSAQGQEELFEYCNRPRRTIVEVLCDFPYTAAAIPPDYLLDLIPAIRPRAFSIASSMLAHPSRLQILVAVVQFQTRLKEPRRGLCSSWLASLDPDSGQAPVRVPLWVRPGGLAFPEMPDVPVIMVGPGTGVAPFRAAIQERVAQDRTRNVLFFGCRWRDQDFYWEAEWQELEKRGCLTLVPAFSREQEQKVYVQHRLRERGPLVWELLDRQGAHFYLAGNAKSMPADVSEALVSIFQEQGGLCSSDAAAYLARLQRTRRFQTETWA, translated from the exons ATGGTGGTCCCGCAGCTCCTGGTGCTCTTCGGCAGCCAGACGGGCACTGCTCAGGATGTGTCGGAGCGGCTGGGTCGCGAAGCCCGGCGCCGGCGGCTTGGCTGCCGGGTGCAGGCCCTGGACTCGTACCCGGTG GCGAATCTGATTCACGAGCCCCTGGTGATCTTCGTTTGTGCAACTGCAGGCCAGGGAGACCCGCCCGACAACATGAAG AACTTTTGGAGGTTCATATTCCGGAAGAACCTGCCCTCCACTGCCCTCTGTCAGATGGACTTTGCCGTCCTGGGCCTCGGGGACTCCTCATATGCCAA GTTCAACTTTGTGGCCAAGAAGCTGCACCGACGGCTCCTACAGCTTGGGGGCAGTGCCCTCCTGCCCGCGTGCCTGGGTGACGACCAGCATGAGCTGGG GCCCGATGCTGCTGTGGACCCCTGGCTGCGAGACTTGTGGGGCAAGGTTCTGGGGCTGTGCCCGCCGCCTCCAGGCCTCGCTGAGATCCCTCCCGGCGTCCC CCTGCCCTCCAAGTTCAGCCTGCTGTTCCTCCACGAGGTGCCCAGTGCAGGCTCTGAGGGGCAGCAGGTGGCTCACCCTGGCTCCAGAGAGCCCCCATCGGAGTCGCAGCCTTTCCTGGCACCCATGATCTCCAACCAGAGAGTCACCGGCCCCTCCCACTTCCAGGACGTTCGGCTGATTGAGTTTGACATCTCAGGCTCTGCCCTCAG CTTCGCTGCCGGCGATGTGGTGCTGATTCAGCCCTCCAACTCGGCGGCTCACGTCCAGCAGTTCTGCCAGGCACTGGGCCTGGACCCTGAGCAGCTCTTCACGCTGCAGCCGCGGGAGCCAG ATGTCCTCCCACCCACAAGgctgccccagccctgctccGTGCGGCACCTCGTGTCCCAGTACCTGGACATCGCCAGCGTGCCTCGCCGCTCCTTCTTTGAGCTCCTGGCTTGTCTGTCCCTCCATGAGCTGGAGCGGGAGAAGCTGTTGGAGTTCAGTTCTGCCCAGGGCCAGGAGGAGCTCTTTGAATACTGCAACCGGCCCCGCAGGACCATTGTGGAG GTGCTGTGTGACTTCCCATACACAGCCGCCGCCATCCCCCCGGACTACCTGCTGGACCTCATCCCCGCCATCCGGCCGAGGGCCTTCTCCATCGCCTCCTCCATGCTG GCTCACCCCTCGAGGCTACAGATCCTCGTGGCTGTAGTGCAGTTTCAGACTCGCCTCAAGGAGCCCCGCCGGGGCCTCTGCTCCTCCTGGCTGGCATCCCTGGACCCGGACTCTGGGCAAG CACCTGTCCGGGTGCCCCTGTGGGTGCGGCCTGGGGGTCTGGCCTTCCCAGAGATGCCAGACGTGCCTGTGATTATGGTGGGGCCCGGCACCGGGGTAGCCCCCTTCCGAGCAGCCATCCAGGAGCGCGTGGCCCAGGACCGGACCA GAAATGTCTTGTTTTTTGGCTGCCGCTGGCGGGACCAAGACTTCTACTGGGAGGCGGAGTGGCAGGAGCTGGAGAAGCGGGGCTGCCTGACCCTGGTCCCTGCCTTCTCCCGGGAGCAG GAGCAGAAAGTGTATGTGCAGCACCGGCTCCGGGAGCGGGGGCCGCTCGTGTGGGAGCTGCTGGACCGCCAGGGTGCACACTTCTACCTGGCAGG CAACGCCAAGTCCATGCCAGCGGATGTCTCGGAAGCCCTGGTGTCCATCTTCCAGGAGCAGGGCGGGCTCTGCAGCTCCGACGCCGCCGCCTATCTAGCCAGGCTTCAGCGGACACGGCGCTTTCAGACTGAGACGTGGGCCTGA
- the TMEM203 gene encoding transmembrane protein 203, producing MLFSLRELVQWLGFATFEIFVHLLALLVFSVLLALRVDGLVPGLSWWNVFVPFFAADGLSTYFTTIVSVRLFQDGEKRLAVLRLFWVLTVLSLKFVFEMLLCQKLAEQTRELWFGLITSPVFILLQLLMIRACRVN from the coding sequence ATGCTCTTCTCGCTCCGGGAGCTGGTGCAGTGGCTGGGCTTCGCCACCTTCGAGATCTTCGTGCACCTGCTAGCCCTGTTGGTGTTCTCCGTGCTGCTGGCACTGCGTGTGGATGGCCTGGTACCGGGCCTCTCCTGGTGGAACGTGTTTGTGCCTTTCTTCGCCGCTGACGGGCTCAGCACCTACTTCACCACCATCGTGTCGGTCCGCCTCTTCCAGGACGGAGAGAAGCGGCTGGCGGTGCTCCGCCTTTTCTGGGTCCTCACGGTCCTGAGTCTCAAGTTCGTTTTCGAGATGCTGTTGTGCCAGAAGCTGGCGGAGCAGACTCGGGAGCTCTGGTTCGGTCTCATCACGTCCCCGGTCTTCATTCTCCTGCAGCTGCTCATGATCCGCGCCTGTCGGGTCAACTAG
- the TPRN gene encoding taperin: protein MAALGRPGPAQRSALPAWKREILERKRAKLAALGGGAGPGAAEPEQRVLAESLGPLRENPFMRLEAERRRGAGAAGARLLERYSRVPGVRALRADSVLIIETVPGFPPAPPAAGAAQIRAAEVLVYGAPPGRVSRLLERFDPPAAPRRCGSPERVRPPPPPPPRPPSAAPSLPAAPGPCSVGASPGARRSDFLQKTGSNSFTVHPRGLHRGAGARLLSNGPSAAQPRASPANGLAGSPPGSGQWKPKVEPGDPFLHPPPSPGTPSATPAAPPASATPSQRQCVSAATSANDSFEIRPAPKPDMETIPSGDLQARALASLRANSRNSFLFIPKSKDSRAPPAEGRQSAELPKGDVGRSTPSQELGAQLVPGGDGSPALGRSALEVQAEWAVDEGPCPRAATALSDRAVRWQRPSSPPPFLPPAAEEAEPAEGFSVAGLAKNSREHGRPGLPVTFIDEVDSEEEAPQEAKLPYSTHPARPGCVSELQPRGSNTFIVVPKRKPGPLQEQHLSQASGGPRPREAEEEEAGGLLGPTLKKRYPTVHEIEVIGGYLALQKSCLTKAGSSRKKMKISFNDKSLQTTFEYPSESSLVQEEEVEREEEEEEEEEEEEEEEEGSCSEEKPFALFLPRATFVSSVRPESSRLPEGSSGLSSYTPKHSVAFSKWQEQALEQAPREAEPPPLEAMLTPASQNDLSDFRSEPALYF from the exons ATGGCCGCCCTGGGGCGGCCGGGCCCGGCGCAGCGCTCCGCGCTGCCCGCCTGGAAGCGCGAGATCCTGGAGCGGAAGCGGGCCAAGCTGGCCGCGCTGGGCGGGGGCGCGGGGCCTGGCGCGGCGGAGCCCGAGCAGCGGGTGCTGGCGGAGAGCCTGGGCCCGCTGCGTGAGAACCCGTTCATGCGGCTGGAGGCCGAGCGGCGGCGCGGCGCGGGCGCGGCGGGGGCGCGGCTGCTGGAGCGGTACAGCCGCGTGCCGGGCGTGCGCGCCCTCCGCGCCGACAGCGTCCTCATCATCGAGACGGTGCCCGGCTTTCCGCCCGCGCCGCCCGCCGCGGGGGCCGCGCAGATCCGCGCCGCCGAGGTGCTGGTGTACGGGGCGCCGCCCGGCCGCGTCAGCCGCCTGCTGGAGAGGTTCGACCCGCCCGCCGCGCCGCGCCGCTGCGGGAGCCCCGAGCGCGTccgccccccgccgccgccgccgccccggcCGCCGTCCGCGGCCCCCAGCCTGCCCGCCGCGCCCGGGCCCTGCAGTGTCGGGGCGAGCCCCGGGGCCCGGCGCAGCGACTTCCTGCAGAAGACCGGGAGCAACTCCTTCACTGTCCACCCCCGGGGTCTGCACCGCGGCGCGGGTGCCCGTCTGCTCTCCAACGGGCCCTCGGCCGCTCAGCCCCGGGCCAGTCCTGCCAACGGCCTCGCGGGCTCCCCGCCAGGGTCGGGACAGTGGAAGCCAAAGGTGGAGCCGGGGGATCCCTTCCTCCACCCGCCCCCCAGCCCCGGGACCCCGAGTGCCACTCCAGCCGCGCCCCCTGCCAGTGCCACTCCCAGCCAGCGCCAGTGCGTCTCCGCGGCCACCAGCGCCAACGACTCCTTCGAGATACGGCCGGCCCCCAAGCCAGACATGGAGACCATTCCCTCGGGGGACCTCCAGGCCCGGGCGCTGGCCAGCCTCCGCGCAAACTCTCGAAATTCCTTCCTGTTCATCCCCAAGAGCAAGGACTCCCGGGCCCCTCCTGCTGAGGGGAGGCAGTCCGCGGAGCTGCCAAAGGGAGACGTGGGCCGGAGCACCCCGAGCCAGGAGCTCGGAGCCCAGCTGGTGCCTGGAGGGGATGGTTCTCCTGCCCTGGGGAGGAGCGCCCTGGAGGTCCAGGCAGAGTGGGCAGTCGATGAGGGGCCCTGTCCAAGGGCAGCCACTGCCCTCTCTGACCGAGCTGTCAGGTGGCAGAGGCCGTCCTCACCACCCCCCTTCCTGCCGCCTGCTGCGGAAGAAGCTGAGCCTGCCGAAGGCTTCAGTGTTGCTGGCTTGGCCAAGAATAGCCGGGAACACGGGAGGCCGGGGCTGCCTGTTACCTTCATTGATGAGGTAGACTCGGAGGAGGAGGCCCCCCAAGAAGCCAAACTGCCCTACTCCACACACCCTGCCAGGCCCGGGTGCGTGTCGGAGCTCCAGCCGAGAGGCAGCAATACCTTCATAGTGGTGCCCAAGAGGAAGCCAGGGCCCCTGCAAGAGCAGCACTTGAGTCAGGCCAGTGGGGGCCCCCGGccacgggaggctgaggaagaggaggctggtGGCCTCCTGGGGCCCACGCTGAAGAAGCGCTACCCCACGGTGCATGAGATTGAGGTGATTGGCGGCTACCTGGCCCTGCAGAAGTCCTGCCTCACCAAGGCTGGCTCCTCAAGAAAGAAG ATGAAGATCTCCTTCAATGACAAAAGCCTGCAGACCACATTTGAGTACCCTTCCGAGAGCTCCCTAGtgcaggaggaagaggtggagcgggaggaagaggaggaggaggaggaggaagaggaagaggaggaggaggaggggtccTGCTCAGAGGAGAAGCCCTTTGCACTATTCCTGCCCCGGGCCACGTTTGTGAGCAGCGTGAGGCCCGAGAGCTCTCGGCTGCCCGAGGGTAGCTCAG GCCTGTCCAGCTACACCCCGAAGCACTCTGTGGCCTTCAGCAAGTGGCAGGAGCAGGCGCTGGAGCAGGCCCCGAGGGAGGCAGAGCCCCCACCCTTGGAGGCCATG CTGACGCCTGCCAGTCAGAACGACCTCTCGGATTTCCGCAGTGAGCCAGCCCTGTACTTCTGA
- the SSNA1 gene encoding microtubule nucleation factor SSNA1 produces MTQQGAALQNYNNELVKCIEELCQKREELCRQIQQEEDEKQRLQNEVRQLTEKLARVNENLARKIASRNEFDRTIAETEAAYLKILESSQTLLSVLKREAGNLTKATASDQKSSGGRDS; encoded by the exons ATGACCCAGCAGGGCGCGGCGCTGCAGAACTACAACAACGAACTGGTCAAGT GCATTGAGGAGCTGTGCCAGAAGCGGGAGGAGCTGTGCCGGCAGATCCAACAGGAGGAGGACGAGAAGCAGCGGCTGCAGAACGAGGTGCGGCAGCTCACGGAGAAGCTGGCCCGCGTCAACGAGAACCTGGCACGCAAGATTGCCTCTCGCAACGAGTTCGACCGGACCATCGCGGAGACGGAGGCCGCCTACCTCAAG ATCCTGGAGAGCTCCCAGACTTTGCTCAGTGTCCTCAAGAGGGAAGCTGGGAACCTGACCAAGGCTACAGCCTCAGACCAGAAAAGCAGCGGTGGCAGAGACAGCTGA
- the ANAPC2 gene encoding anaphase-promoting complex subunit 2 yields the protein MVNAARGPATPTAAAAVPSAPAHGLPTTRRSRASPLRALSESSPRTAPRRASSPRAAPRRADQGAGAVQMAAAAAATAAVEGGGDPRPGQELLLAWNTVSTGLVPPAALGLVSSRTSGAVPPKEEELRAAVEVLRGHGLHSALEEWFVEVLQNDLQANISPEFWNAISQRENSADEPQCLLLLLDAFGLLESRLDPYLRSLELLEKWTRLGLLMGTGAQGLREKVHTMLRGVLFFSTPRTFQEMIQRLYGRFLRVYMQSKRKGEGGTDPELEGELDSRYARRRYYRLLQSPLCAGCGSDKQQCWCRQALEQFHQLSQVLHRLSLLERVSAEAVTATLHQVTRERMEDRCRGEYERSFLREFHKWIERVVGWLGKVFLQDGPSRPASPEAGNTLRRWRCHVQRFFYRIYASLRIEELFSIIRDFPDSRPAIEDLKYCLERTDQRQQLLVSLKAALETRLLHPGVNTCDIITLYISAIKALRVLDPSMVILEVACEPIRRYLRTREDTVRQIVAGLTGDSDGTGDLAVELSKTDPASLETGQDSEDDSGEPEDWVPDPVDADPGKSSSKRRSSDIISLLVSIYGSKDLFINEYRSLLADRLLHQLSFSPEREIRNVELLKLRFGEAPMHFCEVMLKDMADSRRINANIREEDEKRPAEEQPPFGVYAVILSSEFWPPFKDEKLEVPEDIRAALEAYCKKYEQLKAMRTLSWKHTLGLVTMDVELADRTLSVAVTPVQAVVLLYFQDQASWTLEELSKVVKMPVALLRRRMSVWLQQGVLREEPPGTFSVIEEERPQDRDSMVLIDSDDESDSGMASQADQKEEELLLFWTYIQAMLTNLESLSLERIYNMLRMFVVTGPALAEIDLQELQSYLQKKVRDQQLVYSAGVYRLPKNCG from the exons ATGGTCAACGCCGCCCGTGGCCCCGCCACCCCAACCGCCGCGGCCGCAGTGCCGTCTGCGCCTGCGCACGGCCTCCCGACGACGCGCCGAAGTAGAGCGTCACCGCTGCGCGCCTTGAGTGAGTCATCGCCGCGCACCGCCCCCAGACGTGCGTCATCGCCGCGCGCCGCGCCGCGCCGAGCCGATCAAGGAGCAGGGGCCGTGCagatggcggcggcggcggcggcaactGCGGCGGTGGAGGGGGGCGGCGACCCCCGGCCTGGACAGGAGTTGTTACTGGCCTGGAATACCGTGAGCACCGGCCTGGTGCCGCCGGCTGCGCTGGGGCTG GTGTCTTCACGGACCAGCGGTGCAGTCCCGCCAAAGGAAGAGGAGCTCCGGGCGGCGGTGGAGGTTCTGCGGGGCCACGGCCTGCACTCGGCCCTGGAGGAGTGGTTCGTAGAGGTGCTGCAGAACGATCTGCAGGCCAACATCTCCCCTGAGTTCTGGAATGCCATCTCCCAGCGCGAGAACTCTGCGGATGAGCCCCAGTGCCTTCTGCTGCTCCTTGACGCTTTTGGCCTGCTGGAGAGCCGCCTGGATCCCTACCTGCGGAGCCTAGAGCTGCTGGAGAAATGGACTCGCCTGGGCTTGCTGATGGGCACTGGTGCTCAGGGGCTGCGAGAAAAAGTCCACACTATGTTGCGCGGAGTCTTGTTCTTTAGCACCCCCAGAACCTTCCAAGAGATGATCCAGCGTCTGTATGGGCGCTTCTTGAGAGTCTATATGCAGAgtaagaggaagggagaagggggcACAGACCCGGAACTCGAGGGGGAGCTAGACAGCCGGTATGCCCGCCGCCGCTACTACCGACTCCTGCAGAGCCCGCTGTGTGCAGGGTGCGGCAGTGACAAGCAGCAGTGTTGGTGTCGCCAGGCTCTGGAGCAGTTCCACCAGCTCAGCCAGGTCTT ACACAGGCTCAGTCTGCTGGAGCGGGTCAGTGCCGAGGCTGTGACCGCCACCCTGCACCAGGTGACCCGGGAGAGGATGGAGGACCGTTGCCGAGGCGAGTACGAGCGCTCCTTCCTGCGAGAGTTCCACAAG TGGATCGAGCGGGTGGTTGGCTGGCTCGGTAAGGTGTTCCTGCAGGACGGCCCCTCCAGGCCCGCGTCTCCCGAGGCGGGCAACACCCTTCGCCGCTGGCGCTGCCACGTGCAGAGGTTCTTCTACCGCATCTACGCCAGCCTGCGCATCGAGGAGCTCTTCAGCATCATCCGAG ACTTCCCAGACTCCCGGCCAGCCATCGAGGACCTCAAGTACTGCCTGGAGAGGACAGACCAGAGGCAGCAGCTGCTCGTGTCCCTCAAGGCCGCCCTGGAGACTCGCCTGCTGCATCCAG GCGTCAACACGTGCGACATCATCACTCTCTACATCTCTGCCATCAAGGCACTGCGCGTGCTGGATCCCTCCATGGTCATCCTGGAGGTGGCCTGTGAGCCCATCCGCCGCTACCTGAG GACGCGGGAGGACACGGTGCGGCAGATTGTGGCCGGGCTGACGGGGGACTCGGACGGGACGGGGGACTTGGCTGTTGAGCTGTCCAAGACTGACCCAGCGAGCCTGGAGACGGGCCAGGACAGTGAGGACGACTCGGGCGAGCCTGAGGACTGGGTCCCGGACCCCGTGGACGCTGATCCAG GGAAGTCCAGCTCCAAGCGGCGCTCCTCGGACATCATCAGCCTGCTGGTCAGCATCTACGGCAGCAAGGACCTGTTCATCAATGAGTACCGCTCGCTGCTGGCCGACCGCCTGCTGCACCAGCTCAGCTTCAGCCCCGAGCG GGAGATCCGCAATGTGGAACTGCTGAAGCTGCGCTTTGGCGAGGCCCCGATGCACTTCTGCGAGGTCATGCTGAAG GACATGGCGGACTCCCGCCGCATCAACGCCAACATCCGGGAGGAGGACGAGAAGCGGCCGGCGGAGGAGCAGCCGCCGTTCGGGGTCTATGCTGTCATCCTGTCCAGCGAGTTCTGGCCACCCTTCAAGGACGAGAAGCTGGAGGTCCCCGAGGACATCAGGGCAGCTCTGGAGGCTTACTGCAAGAAGTATGAGCAGCTCAAG GCCATGCGGACCCTCAGCTGGAAGCACACTCTGGGCCTGGTGACCATGGACGTGGAGCTGGCCGACCGCACGCTGTCTGTGGCAGTCACCCCGGTACAGGCAGTGGTTCTGCTGTACTTTCAGGACCAAG CCAGCTGGACCCTGGAGGAGCTGAGCAAGGTGGTGAAGATGCCCGTGGCACTGCTGCGGCGGAGGATGTCTGTGTGGCTGCAGCAGGGCGTGCTGCGCGAGGAGCCCCCCGGCACCTTCTCTGTCATCGAGGAGGAGCGGCCTCAGGACAGGGACAGCATGGTGCTCATCGACAGCGACGACGAGAGCGACTCGGGCATGGCCTCCCAGGCCGaccagaaggaggaggagctgctg CTCTTCTGGACCTACATCCAGGCCATGCTGACCAACCTGGAGAGCCTCTCGCTGGAGCGCATCTACAACATGCTGCGCATGTTCGTGGTGACCGGGCCCGCGCTGGCCGAGATCGACCTGCAGGAGCTGCAGAGCTACCTGCAGAAGAAGGTGCGGGACCAGCAGCTCGTCTACTCGGCGGGCGTCTACCGCCTGCCCAAGAACTGCGGCTGa